Proteins encoded together in one Citromicrobium bathyomarinum window:
- a CDS encoding PepSY-associated TM helix domain-containing protein: MKLLSLLHRWTGGIVGILLAVIGLSGTVLLWEGSWIMLDGAHDPAVTDPVAMGRAIEVAREAAPGLSRVTFAGDEIGLHQAVYSDGSGAYITQDGTVVDRWSGMWERPELWLFDLHHYLFLGETGKTITGVLGILLLAFTISGTILWWRTRKTFRFRLWPPRYTASAIVRHHRDLGVVASPLLIVAAATGTLMIFPAVSAFLLSPFGEAHQKPAVPTELAPVGPATDWQSVMRNAQEAFPSAAPRRLMLPSKPGEPIAIRFRQDFEWTPNGRSYVWIAPDSAAVVGTDDPAKAGAVSAISETFYPIHAAKVGGIVWRLAMTFAGLALVVLGLLASYSFWRGQIGKPAGRRRVAPRPGRAIGQP, from the coding sequence ATGAAGCTGCTCTCGCTCCTGCACCGCTGGACGGGCGGCATCGTCGGCATTTTGCTGGCGGTCATCGGCCTGTCCGGCACGGTGTTGCTGTGGGAAGGCAGCTGGATCATGCTCGACGGGGCGCATGATCCGGCAGTTACCGATCCCGTGGCGATGGGGCGTGCGATCGAGGTTGCGAGAGAGGCCGCGCCGGGCCTTTCGCGCGTGACCTTTGCCGGGGATGAGATCGGTCTGCACCAGGCGGTCTATTCCGACGGCAGCGGGGCCTATATCACGCAGGACGGGACCGTCGTCGATCGCTGGTCCGGCATGTGGGAGCGGCCCGAGCTCTGGCTGTTCGATCTGCACCACTACCTGTTCCTGGGCGAAACCGGGAAGACGATTACCGGGGTGCTGGGCATCCTCTTGCTCGCGTTCACCATCAGCGGAACGATCCTGTGGTGGCGCACACGCAAGACGTTCCGGTTTCGCCTCTGGCCGCCCCGCTACACCGCCAGCGCCATCGTGCGACACCATCGCGATCTGGGCGTGGTCGCCTCGCCGCTGCTGATCGTGGCGGCGGCGACGGGTACGCTGATGATCTTCCCGGCGGTGAGCGCTTTTCTGCTGTCCCCCTTCGGCGAGGCACACCAAAAACCCGCGGTTCCGACCGAGCTTGCCCCGGTCGGTCCGGCGACCGACTGGCAAAGCGTGATGCGCAACGCGCAAGAAGCCTTCCCGTCGGCAGCGCCGCGACGCCTGATGTTGCCATCGAAGCCCGGCGAGCCGATCGCAATCCGCTTCCGCCAGGATTTCGAATGGACGCCGAACGGGCGCAGCTACGTCTGGATTGCTCCGGACAGCGCAGCGGTGGTCGGCACGGACGACCCTGCGAAGGCCGGTGCGGTGTCGGCGATCAGCGAGACGTTCTACCCCATTCACGCGGCCAAGGTTGGCGGGATCGTGTGGCGGCTCGCGATGACCTTTGCCGGGCTGGCGCTTGTCGTCCTCGGCCTCCTAGCCAGCTATAGCTTCTGGAGAGGGCAGATCGGCAAGCCAGCCGGTCGTCGGCGAGTGGCACCGCGTCCCGGACGAGCGATCGGGCAGCCCTGA
- a CDS encoding retroviral-like aspartic protease family protein: MAAFTAHAAILALVAMSFAEPAQPPEVAAAALPEDAAPPAIERVRLREGGNDRLTVPVAIDGSGPYDFLIDTGAQGTILSNRLTGALGMIPSGSATIVSTAGRARVETVRIDSLVFANKDIAGLTTPVLDHGHLGADGILGLDALQGLRVLIDFRAGRMDVVDTGEQAPRLGYDIVVRAHERRGQMIIADALIDGVETAVIIDTGAQFSLGNLALLEALQAHERETVRGTDVLGLNYDGRIARVAALRLGSLQLADLPVAFADSPALDELGFADRPAMLLGIGNLRRLDRLAIDFLHRQVLFDLPDGVAPQGPSVRRARATRLDKET; this comes from the coding sequence ATGGCTGCCTTCACGGCTCATGCCGCAATTCTTGCGCTGGTCGCGATGTCCTTCGCCGAGCCGGCCCAACCCCCGGAAGTCGCTGCAGCCGCACTGCCTGAAGATGCCGCGCCGCCGGCGATCGAGCGCGTCCGCCTGCGCGAAGGCGGGAACGACAGGCTGACCGTGCCGGTCGCTATCGATGGCAGCGGCCCCTACGATTTTCTGATCGACACTGGTGCGCAGGGCACCATCCTCAGCAACCGGCTGACCGGCGCACTCGGCATGATCCCCAGCGGCTCTGCGACGATCGTCAGCACCGCGGGCCGCGCGCGGGTCGAGACCGTGCGGATCGACAGCCTGGTATTCGCCAACAAGGATATCGCGGGGCTTACCACTCCCGTGCTGGACCATGGCCACCTCGGGGCGGACGGGATTCTCGGGCTCGATGCGCTGCAGGGCCTGCGCGTGCTGATCGATTTCCGGGCCGGCCGGATGGATGTGGTCGATACGGGCGAGCAGGCGCCGCGATTGGGTTACGACATCGTCGTGCGTGCGCACGAACGCAGGGGCCAGATGATCATCGCCGACGCGCTGATCGACGGTGTCGAAACGGCGGTGATTATCGATACCGGCGCGCAGTTCTCGCTCGGCAATCTTGCCTTGCTGGAGGCACTGCAGGCGCACGAGCGCGAGACGGTCAGGGGGACCGATGTTCTGGGCCTGAACTACGACGGGCGGATCGCCAGAGTTGCCGCACTGCGGCTTGGCAGCCTGCAACTGGCAGACCTGCCGGTCGCCTTCGCGGATAGTCCCGCGCTCGACGAACTGGGCTTTGCCGATAGGCCTGCAATGCTGCTCGGGATCGGCAATCTGCGTCGGCTCGACAGGCTGGCGATCGATTTTCTCCACCGCCAGGTGCTGTTCGACCTGCCCGATGGTGTCGCCCCTCAAGGCCCTTCGGTTCGCCGCGCCCGGGCGACCCGGCTCGACAAGGAAACCTGA
- a CDS encoding TonB-dependent receptor — translation MYRYFVGALALAPLSTIALAQDIAPPDGASSDADEQSTIIVTAARTQLPASALPLTVDIIDSEALERQVQISGSTVDAVSALLPSFSPTREKLTGAGESLRGRAPLYAINGIPQSTPVRDGSRDGYTIDPFFIDRVEVIYGSNALQGIGATGGVVNQVTVGAPREDGVSFRTLSQVTLPTNFEGEGIGAKTGALVGYRAGPFDASVGATYEKRGAFFDGNDNRIGVDGTQGDIQDSDSWSVFARLGYELATGAKLEVVANRFELQGNANYVSVPGDRSAGIPASSIRGVTPGDPPSNKAELLSASLVDPDLGGGTFVLQGFYSRTNDVYGGGVFGTFQDPAIDPTGNLFDQSANRSRKLGGKVSYERAVPGFDDLVLTAGFDALFDRTEQVLVQTDRVWVPQTDFRSLAPFLQGNLALADGLVRLAGGLRFENVQLKVDDFTTLASYGPVSVTGGSPSFEDVLWNGGIIVEPIDGLRAYGSYAEGFTIADVGRILRGISQPNIDVDDYLSLEPVVSNNRELGLEWDRGALKASASYFWSSSEFGSILVLRNDVFEVERQPIEIEGFEASLSWQTPVPGLALSGGYANLTGQTDGDGDGLIDEDLDGANISPDRINLAADYSAGRFSARAQARMYLEREFNDASTATDFDGYTLVDAFISYRTDFGEISLAAQNLTNEFFITYDSDTVRVTDSRRFFSGRGRTFTLSLRSEF, via the coding sequence ATGTACCGCTACTTCGTCGGCGCGCTCGCGCTGGCACCGCTTTCGACCATCGCGTTGGCGCAGGACATCGCGCCTCCCGATGGCGCCTCTTCCGACGCGGACGAGCAGAGCACGATTATCGTCACCGCAGCTCGCACCCAGCTTCCGGCGAGTGCGCTGCCGCTGACCGTCGACATTATCGACAGCGAGGCGCTGGAGCGGCAGGTGCAGATCTCCGGCTCCACCGTCGACGCGGTATCGGCATTGCTGCCGTCCTTCTCGCCCACTCGCGAGAAGCTGACCGGGGCGGGGGAGAGCCTTCGCGGTCGCGCTCCGCTCTACGCGATCAACGGCATTCCCCAGTCGACCCCGGTGCGGGACGGCTCGCGCGACGGCTACACGATCGATCCGTTCTTCATCGACCGGGTCGAGGTGATCTACGGCTCGAACGCGCTGCAAGGGATCGGTGCGACCGGCGGTGTGGTCAATCAGGTGACGGTTGGCGCACCGCGAGAGGACGGGGTTTCGTTCCGCACGCTGTCGCAGGTGACGCTGCCGACCAACTTCGAAGGCGAAGGTATCGGTGCGAAGACCGGGGCGCTGGTAGGCTATCGGGCCGGGCCGTTCGATGCCAGTGTCGGGGCCACCTACGAAAAGCGTGGCGCCTTCTTCGACGGGAACGACAACCGGATCGGTGTCGACGGGACGCAGGGCGACATTCAGGATAGCGATAGCTGGTCGGTCTTTGCGCGCCTGGGCTACGAGCTGGCCACTGGCGCAAAACTGGAAGTGGTCGCCAACCGGTTCGAGCTGCAGGGCAACGCGAACTATGTGTCCGTGCCGGGTGACCGCTCTGCCGGGATCCCTGCGAGCAGCATTCGCGGCGTGACGCCCGGCGACCCGCCTTCCAACAAGGCGGAACTCCTCTCCGCATCGCTGGTCGATCCCGATCTCGGCGGCGGCACCTTCGTGCTGCAGGGCTTCTACAGCCGCACCAATGATGTGTACGGCGGCGGCGTGTTCGGCACTTTTCAGGACCCGGCGATCGATCCCACGGGCAACCTGTTCGACCAGTCGGCCAACCGTTCGCGCAAGCTTGGGGGCAAGGTCAGTTACGAGCGTGCGGTTCCCGGCTTCGACGACCTGGTCCTGACGGCAGGCTTCGACGCGCTGTTCGACCGCACCGAACAGGTACTGGTGCAAACCGACCGGGTCTGGGTGCCGCAGACCGATTTCCGCAGCCTCGCTCCGTTCCTTCAGGGCAATCTCGCGCTGGCCGACGGGCTGGTGCGTCTCGCTGGCGGGCTGCGGTTCGAGAATGTCCAGCTCAAGGTCGACGATTTCACGACTCTGGCGAGCTACGGCCCGGTCAGCGTGACCGGGGGCTCTCCGTCCTTCGAGGATGTGCTGTGGAACGGCGGCATAATCGTCGAGCCGATCGACGGCCTTCGCGCCTACGGCAGCTATGCCGAGGGTTTCACGATCGCCGATGTCGGGCGGATCCTGCGAGGGATCAGCCAGCCAAATATCGACGTCGATGACTACCTCTCGCTCGAACCGGTGGTGTCGAACAATCGCGAACTCGGGCTCGAATGGGATCGCGGCGCCCTGAAAGCTTCGGCGAGCTATTTCTGGTCGTCGAGCGAGTTCGGATCGATCCTCGTCCTGCGCAACGACGTGTTCGAAGTGGAGCGCCAGCCGATCGAGATCGAGGGCTTCGAAGCCAGCCTTTCGTGGCAGACGCCGGTGCCGGGCCTCGCGCTCAGCGGGGGCTACGCCAACCTCACGGGACAGACCGATGGCGACGGAGACGGCCTGATCGATGAGGATCTCGACGGTGCGAACATCTCGCCCGACCGGATCAACCTCGCGGCGGACTACAGCGCGGGCCGTTTCAGCGCGCGAGCTCAGGCCCGCATGTATCTCGAACGCGAGTTCAACGACGCGTCCACCGCGACCGATTTCGATGGTTACACGCTGGTCGACGCGTTCATCTCCTACCGCACCGATTTCGGAGAGATTTCGCTGGCGGCGCAGAACCTCACCAACGAGTTCTTCATCACCTATGACAGCGACACCGTGCGGGTGACCGACAGCCGTCGGTTCTTCTCCGGCCGCGGGCGCACCTTCACGCTGAGCCTCCGCAGCGAGTTCTGA
- a CDS encoding glycosyltransferase family A protein — translation MADLTFPTPPARQGPTRESARTHRTAPAVSIVLPVHNGEAFLAAALDSILAQSFADFELIAVDDCSTDSSPAILGDHAARDPRVRVVTLERNAKLPGALNAGFARARADWLTWTSDDNILHPSMLETLLAERERHPGADVLYAGYRLIDAAGQATGEVSALPCDQLIERNVVGCCFLYRREVHEKLGGYDKALFGVEDYDFWLRAARAGFRLQPVDAQLYDYRRHERSLTDRRWYEIRDGVAHILEREIELCDDSRMRARGWLTLFTGNPYTPSPRFLLKALREHPPTVLTRWRDLLVWAWRALAWRVK, via the coding sequence ATGGCCGATCTGACCTTTCCTACGCCTCCTGCACGGCAAGGCCCGACACGCGAGTCGGCGCGCACGCACCGCACTGCGCCTGCGGTCTCGATCGTACTGCCGGTCCATAACGGCGAAGCCTTCCTTGCCGCAGCGCTCGACTCGATTCTCGCGCAGAGCTTTGCAGACTTCGAGCTGATCGCGGTCGACGATTGCTCGACCGATTCCTCGCCCGCGATCCTCGGCGACCATGCCGCGCGCGATCCGCGCGTGCGGGTCGTCACGCTGGAGCGCAACGCCAAGCTGCCCGGCGCGCTCAACGCAGGCTTCGCCCGGGCACGCGCAGACTGGCTGACCTGGACCTCGGACGACAACATCCTGCATCCCTCGATGCTCGAAACCCTCCTCGCCGAGAGAGAGCGCCATCCCGGTGCCGACGTCCTCTATGCAGGATACCGCCTGATCGACGCCGCCGGGCAGGCGACCGGCGAGGTGTCCGCCCTGCCCTGCGACCAGCTGATCGAGCGCAACGTGGTCGGTTGCTGCTTCCTCTATCGGCGCGAGGTCCACGAGAAACTTGGCGGATATGACAAGGCGCTGTTCGGGGTGGAGGATTACGACTTCTGGCTGCGCGCCGCACGGGCGGGCTTCCGCCTCCAGCCGGTCGATGCGCAGCTCTACGACTATCGCCGGCACGAGCGCAGCCTGACCGACCGGCGCTGGTACGAGATACGCGACGGCGTGGCCCATATACTGGAACGTGAAATCGAACTTTGTGACGACTCCCGCATGCGCGCGCGGGGCTGGCTGACCCTGTTCACCGGCAATCCCTATACGCCCAGCCCGCGATTCCTGCTCAAGGCGCTGCGCGAACACCCGCCGACCGTGCTCACCCGCTGGCGCGATCTGCTGGTCTGGGCATGGCGTGCGCTTGCCTGGAGGGTCAAATGA
- a CDS encoding lipopolysaccharide biosynthesis protein produces the protein MSLTDSVRSAVAWRSGSQIVAQIITWSVTLAVVRILDPGDYGLFAMGQVIITFLSFLNGYGFASALIQRETIDRQMVRQTFGMLILVNFALAAIQFALAPVVADYYGQPLVEKLLHVQVLLFLSVPFVAIPEVLLVRELDFKRPAVVNIIAALISAGTALTCALAGLGVWALVWAPIALFWTRAIGLTIAAKSLDWPSFDFRGSKHLFTYGTWVLASHFCWTIATQADIFFAGSRLDPHDVGLYAEAIFLVTIITARFIPPLNDVAFPSFARLQSDRETLARAFLTAVRLIMLVVSPIFLGMYASAEPLVLTAFGPKWGEMAPIAATLALAMPAFTVYILFSPAFNAIDRPDLSAKSSAVVAAILITAFLIGLSDGSIGLARAWVFASPLLPLAALFIGGPALRIDGRGLLGAVTPGLGAACGMALVVKLVASLLPAMPAPMELAVLVSTGGLAYLALVFILRRDMLFEIIDLVIRRRAPPVPSA, from the coding sequence ATGAGCCTGACCGATTCCGTGCGGTCCGCGGTTGCCTGGCGCTCCGGCAGCCAGATCGTCGCGCAGATCATCACCTGGAGCGTCACGCTCGCGGTGGTGCGCATTCTCGATCCGGGCGACTATGGCCTGTTCGCGATGGGGCAGGTGATCATCACCTTCCTCTCTTTCCTCAACGGATACGGCTTTGCCAGCGCGCTGATCCAGCGCGAGACGATCGACCGGCAAATGGTGCGCCAGACATTCGGCATGCTGATCCTGGTGAACTTCGCGCTCGCCGCGATCCAGTTCGCACTCGCCCCGGTGGTGGCCGACTATTACGGCCAGCCGCTGGTCGAGAAGCTGCTGCACGTGCAGGTTCTGCTGTTCCTGTCCGTTCCCTTCGTCGCCATTCCCGAAGTGCTGCTGGTTCGCGAGCTCGATTTCAAGCGCCCGGCGGTGGTCAACATCATCGCCGCGCTGATCTCTGCGGGCACGGCGCTCACCTGCGCGCTTGCAGGCCTCGGCGTATGGGCGCTGGTATGGGCGCCGATCGCCCTGTTCTGGACCCGCGCGATCGGGCTGACCATCGCCGCCAAAAGCCTCGACTGGCCGAGCTTCGACTTTCGCGGGAGCAAGCACCTCTTCACCTACGGCACTTGGGTGCTGGCGAGCCACTTCTGCTGGACCATCGCCACACAGGCGGACATCTTCTTCGCGGGCAGCCGCCTCGATCCGCATGATGTCGGCCTGTATGCAGAGGCGATCTTCCTCGTCACGATCATCACCGCGCGGTTCATCCCGCCGCTGAACGACGTCGCCTTCCCCAGCTTCGCGCGGCTGCAATCGGATCGCGAGACGCTGGCGCGCGCCTTCCTGACGGCAGTGCGGCTGATCATGCTGGTGGTCAGCCCGATCTTCCTTGGCATGTATGCCTCGGCAGAGCCGCTGGTGCTGACCGCGTTCGGCCCCAAGTGGGGGGAGATGGCCCCGATCGCCGCCACGCTGGCGCTCGCGATGCCTGCTTTCACGGTCTACATTCTCTTTTCTCCCGCCTTCAATGCGATCGACCGGCCCGACCTGTCAGCCAAATCGAGCGCGGTGGTCGCTGCGATCCTGATCACCGCGTTCCTGATCGGGCTGAGCGATGGCAGCATCGGCCTCGCCCGGGCATGGGTCTTCGCAAGCCCACTGCTGCCGCTGGCCGCGCTGTTTATCGGCGGCCCAGCGCTGCGGATCGACGGACGCGGCCTGCTGGGTGCAGTGACCCCCGGTCTGGGCGCGGCCTGCGGCATGGCGCTGGTGGTCAAGCTGGTCGCGAGCCTGCTGCCCGCGATGCCTGCGCCGATGGAACTGGCCGTGCTGGTGAGCACCGGGGGCCTCGCCTATCTCGCGCTGGTCTTCATCCTGCGGCGCGACATGCTGTTCGAGATCATCGATCTGGTCATCCGTCGCCGCGCACCACCCGTGCCCAGCGCCTGA